The proteins below are encoded in one region of Sideroxydans lithotrophicus ES-1:
- a CDS encoding YebC/PmpR family DNA-binding transcriptional regulator, giving the protein MAGHSKWANIQHRKGRQDAKRGQIFTRLIKEITVASKLGGSDPDINPRLRLAMEKAYDQNMPKDNVERAIKRGAGELEGVDYMELRYEGYGINGAAVMVDCMTDNKTRTVADVRHAFTKYGGNLGTDGSVSFLFKHCGHMIFAPGTDENALMEVALDAGAEDIVNNDDGSIEVITSPHDFVAVKQRLEAAGFKPEMGEVTMRPENEVVFTGEDAAKMQKLLDALEDVGDVQEVYTNAVMEGQD; this is encoded by the coding sequence ATGGCTGGACACAGTAAATGGGCGAACATTCAACACCGCAAAGGGCGCCAGGATGCCAAGCGCGGCCAGATATTCACCCGCCTCATCAAGGAGATCACCGTTGCATCCAAGCTGGGCGGCAGCGATCCGGACATCAATCCGCGCCTGCGCCTGGCGATGGAAAAGGCCTATGACCAGAACATGCCCAAGGACAACGTCGAGCGCGCCATCAAGCGCGGTGCGGGCGAACTGGAAGGCGTGGACTACATGGAGCTGCGCTATGAGGGTTACGGCATCAACGGCGCGGCGGTGATGGTCGATTGCATGACCGACAACAAGACACGTACGGTGGCCGATGTGCGCCACGCCTTCACCAAGTACGGCGGCAATCTGGGTACCGACGGTTCGGTGTCTTTCCTGTTCAAGCATTGCGGCCACATGATCTTCGCTCCGGGAACCGACGAGAACGCGCTGATGGAAGTGGCGCTGGACGCTGGTGCGGAAGACATCGTCAATAACGACGACGGCAGCATCGAAGTCATCACCTCGCCGCATGATTTCGTGGCGGTGAAACAGCGCCTGGAGGCAGCGGGTTTCAAGCCGGAGATGGGCGAAGTCACCATGCGGCCGGAAAACGAGGTGGTGTTCACTGGCGAGGATGCGGCGAAGATGCAGAAGCTGCTGGATGCGCTGGAAGACGTTGGGGACGTGCAAGAGGTCTATACCAACGCCGTCATGGAAGGCCAGGATTGA
- the ruvC gene encoding crossover junction endodeoxyribonuclease RuvC yields the protein MPSSIPNPKSSIRILGIDPGLRITGFGVVDKEGQQLHYVASGCIKTPDGELPERLKVILASLGEVIAQHKPEQVAVEKVFVNVNPQSTLLLGQARGAAICAAVQADLPVAEYTALQVKQAVVGNGHADKEQVQAMVQRLLKLSGTPSPDAADALACAICHAHGGMGMGALATKGFRVRKGRLV from the coding sequence ATGCCTAGCTCAATCCCAAATCCTAAATCCTCAATCCGAATTTTAGGCATCGACCCCGGCTTGCGTATCACCGGATTCGGGGTCGTCGATAAAGAAGGCCAGCAGTTGCATTACGTCGCCAGCGGCTGCATCAAGACGCCGGACGGCGAGTTGCCGGAACGGTTGAAAGTGATCCTGGCTTCGCTGGGTGAGGTCATTGCGCAGCACAAGCCCGAGCAGGTGGCGGTGGAAAAGGTGTTCGTCAACGTGAACCCGCAATCGACCCTGTTGCTTGGGCAGGCCCGCGGTGCGGCGATCTGTGCGGCGGTGCAGGCCGATCTGCCGGTGGCTGAATATACGGCACTGCAAGTGAAGCAGGCGGTGGTCGGCAACGGCCACGCCGACAAGGAACAGGTGCAGGCGATGGTGCAGCGTTTGCTGAAACTGTCCGGCACGCCGAGCCCGGATGCGGCGGATGCGCTGGCCTGTGCGATCTGTCATGCGCACGGCGGCATGGGCATGGGTGCACTGGCGACCAAAGGTTTTCGTGTACGGAAGGGGAGACTGGTATGA
- a CDS encoding prenyltransferase, with product MTQPLEPTLAMFQNPFARYFAATRPAFLTASLMACLIGLAVAWHGGAAFDVPMALVTLLFALLAQAGVNVLNDYYDALNGTDAQNTERIFPFTGGSRFIQNGVMTQAEMRNFGFALMAGVAVAGLWLMARSAPQLMYVGLAGLFIGWAYSAPPFRLNSRGLGELCVAAGFLAITVGTDFVQRKGFAAAPFIAGLPYALLVTNLLYINQFPDRTADTAAGKLHWVARLPIQSARWGYSLIVALAYAWLLLGALLDWLPLWSLAAFLALPLSIKAARLLLQHAAQPRQLGEAIKLTIGAMMVHGTLLSLALLLSK from the coding sequence ATGACGCAACCGCTGGAGCCGACGCTGGCCATGTTTCAGAACCCGTTTGCCCGTTATTTTGCCGCGACACGCCCGGCCTTCCTGACGGCCAGCCTGATGGCGTGCCTGATCGGGCTGGCCGTGGCCTGGCACGGCGGTGCCGCATTCGACGTGCCCATGGCCCTGGTCACCTTGCTGTTCGCGTTGCTGGCACAGGCCGGCGTGAATGTGCTCAACGATTACTATGACGCGCTCAACGGCACCGATGCGCAGAACACCGAGCGCATCTTCCCCTTCACCGGCGGCAGCCGTTTCATCCAGAACGGCGTGATGACGCAGGCCGAGATGCGCAACTTCGGCTTTGCGCTGATGGCAGGCGTGGCGGTGGCCGGGTTGTGGCTGATGGCGCGTTCCGCGCCGCAACTGATGTATGTCGGTCTGGCCGGGCTGTTCATCGGCTGGGCGTATTCGGCGCCGCCGTTCCGTTTGAACAGCCGCGGCCTGGGCGAGCTGTGCGTGGCGGCGGGTTTCCTCGCCATCACCGTCGGCACCGATTTCGTGCAACGCAAGGGGTTCGCCGCTGCGCCATTCATCGCGGGCTTGCCCTATGCACTGCTGGTGACGAACCTGCTCTACATCAACCAGTTTCCGGACCGCACTGCCGACACGGCTGCGGGCAAGCTGCACTGGGTGGCGCGGCTGCCGATACAATCGGCGCGCTGGGGCTATTCGCTGATCGTGGCGCTTGCGTATGCCTGGCTGTTGTTGGGCGCGCTGCTGGACTGGCTGCCGCTGTGGTCGCTGGCTGCATTCCTGGCACTGCCGCTGAGCATCAAGGCGGCGCGCCTGCTGTTGCAGCATGCCGCGCAACCGCGGCAACTGGGTGAGGCGATCAAGCTCACTATCGGCGCGATGATGGTGCATGGCACGCTGCTGTCGCTGGCGTTGTTGTTGAGCAAGTGA
- the ruvA gene encoding Holliday junction branch migration protein RuvA: protein MIGRLSGTLLEKNPPQIVLDVQGVGYEVDVPMSTFYNLPALHEKVVLHTQLIVREDAHLLFGFLTHEERVAFRQLLKISGVGPKLALSVLSGLSLADLALAVANKDASRLTRIPGVGKKTAERLLLELQGKFAVAGAGAMAGSVPSSSSDIVNALLGLGYNEKEADWAAKQLPKEAGVADGIRQALKLLSKP, encoded by the coding sequence ATGATCGGAAGACTGAGCGGCACGTTGCTGGAAAAGAACCCGCCGCAGATCGTGCTGGATGTGCAGGGCGTGGGCTACGAGGTCGATGTGCCGATGAGCACGTTCTATAACCTGCCTGCGCTGCATGAAAAGGTCGTGCTGCACACGCAACTCATCGTGCGCGAGGATGCGCACCTGCTGTTCGGATTCCTGACGCACGAAGAGCGCGTCGCTTTCCGCCAGTTGCTCAAGATCAGCGGCGTCGGTCCGAAACTGGCGTTGTCGGTGCTGTCCGGATTGAGCCTGGCCGATCTCGCGCTGGCGGTGGCCAACAAGGATGCATCGCGTCTCACCAGGATACCCGGCGTCGGCAAGAAGACAGCCGAGCGTTTGCTGCTCGAACTGCAGGGCAAATTCGCGGTGGCCGGTGCAGGAGCAATGGCAGGCTCCGTTCCCTCGTCATCCAGCGACATCGTCAATGCGTTGCTGGGATTGGGCTATAACGAGAAGGAGGCCGATTGGGCGGCCAAACAGTTGCCCAAGGAGGCCGGTGTCGCGGACGGCATCCGCCAGGCCCTCAAGCTTTTGTCCAAACCATGA
- the ruvB gene encoding Holliday junction branch migration DNA helicase RuvB produces the protein MIHNDDLSAEPRIISAAPASPQEEALDRALRPKQLDEYVGQEKIRGQLEIFIQAAKKRKEPLDHVLLFGPPGLGKTTLAQIIAREMGVNIRHTSGPVLERAGDLAALLTNLEPHDVLFIDEIHRLSPVVEEILYPALEDYQIDIMIGEGPGARSVKIDLPPFTLVGATTRAGMLTNPLRDRFGIVARLEFYTPEELQRIVTRSSGLLELPISPDGALEIARRSRGTPRIANRLLRRVRDYADVRAEGNATREVADAALTMLDVDSRGLDVMDRKLLQTVIEKFMGGPVGVDNLAAAIGEERDTIEDVLEPYLIQQGYLQRTPRGRMATANAYQHFGLIQPRNGNNKELWDE, from the coding sequence ATGATCCACAACGACGACCTATCCGCCGAACCGCGCATCATCTCCGCCGCGCCGGCCTCGCCACAGGAGGAGGCGCTGGACCGCGCGCTGCGCCCCAAGCAGCTCGACGAATATGTCGGGCAGGAGAAGATACGCGGCCAGCTGGAGATATTCATCCAGGCCGCAAAGAAGCGCAAGGAACCGCTCGACCACGTGCTGCTGTTCGGCCCGCCCGGTCTGGGCAAGACCACGCTGGCGCAGATCATCGCGCGCGAGATGGGCGTCAACATCCGCCACACCTCCGGCCCGGTGCTGGAGCGCGCGGGCGACCTCGCCGCGTTGCTGACCAACCTCGAACCGCACGACGTGCTGTTCATCGACGAGATCCACCGCCTGTCGCCGGTGGTGGAAGAGATACTCTATCCCGCGCTGGAGGATTACCAGATCGACATCATGATCGGCGAGGGGCCGGGCGCTCGCTCGGTGAAGATCGACCTGCCGCCGTTCACGCTGGTCGGCGCGACCACGCGCGCCGGCATGCTGACCAATCCGCTGCGCGACCGCTTCGGTATCGTGGCTCGGCTGGAGTTCTATACGCCGGAAGAATTGCAGCGCATCGTCACGCGCTCGTCCGGTTTGCTGGAACTGCCCATCTCGCCGGACGGTGCGCTGGAGATCGCCAGGCGTTCGCGTGGCACGCCGCGCATCGCCAACCGCCTGCTGCGCCGCGTGCGCGATTACGCCGATGTGCGCGCCGAGGGCAATGCCACACGCGAAGTGGCGGATGCCGCACTGACCATGCTGGATGTGGATTCGCGCGGGCTGGACGTGATGGACCGCAAGTTGTTGCAGACGGTGATCGAAAAATTCATGGGCGGACCGGTCGGGGTGGACAACCTCGCCGCTGCGATAGGCGAAGAGCGCGACACCATCGAGGATGTGCTGGAGCCCTACCTCATCCAGCAAGGCTACCTGCAACGCACGCCGCGTGGCCGCATGGCGACGGCGAACGCCTATCAGCACTTTGGCTTGATCCAGCCGCGCAATGGCAACAACAAGGAACTGTGGGATGAGTAA
- the ybgC gene encoding tol-pal system-associated acyl-CoA thioesterase, producing MSKHKLFSWPVRVYFQDTDAGGVVYHASYVNFMERSRTEWLRTFGYSNARLMQELGVVFVVRSLKLDYLKPALLDDLLTVTSHVKEIGRSRVSILQTVVRGEDLLVQGEVHLVCVDVKSFKPVSVPDVLRKQWD from the coding sequence ATGAGTAAGCACAAGCTGTTCTCGTGGCCGGTCCGGGTGTATTTCCAGGATACGGATGCGGGCGGCGTGGTCTATCACGCCAGTTATGTGAACTTTATGGAGCGTTCGCGGACTGAGTGGCTGCGCACTTTCGGTTACAGCAACGCGCGCCTGATGCAAGAGCTGGGCGTGGTGTTCGTGGTGCGTTCGCTCAAGCTGGACTACCTGAAGCCTGCCTTGCTGGACGATCTGCTGACGGTGACTTCGCATGTCAAGGAGATCGGGCGTAGCCGCGTGAGCATCCTGCAGACCGTTGTGCGCGGTGAAGATTTGCTGGTGCAAGGCGAGGTGCATCTGGTGTGTGTGGACGTGAAGTCTTTCAAGCCGGTGAGTGTGCCGGATGTTTTACGCAAACAGTGGGATTGA
- the tolQ gene encoding protein TolQ — MELIQDLSFMHLVTNASLLVQLVMGLLLLVSLMSWWYIFLKMFAVRSAVKQAREFEDAFWGNPNLNALYQQANSQARTDVGALERIFAAGFAEFVKLKKTHGVDGAAVMDGTRRAMRAKYQREMDHLESHLSFLATVGSVSPYVGLLGTVWGIMNAFRGLSNVGQATLAQVAPGIAEALVATAMGLFAAIPAVVAYNRYAHDITRLSSRFESFIEEFSNVLQRQP; from the coding sequence ATGGAACTGATCCAGGATCTGTCATTCATGCACTTGGTCACCAACGCCAGCTTGCTGGTGCAGTTGGTGATGGGCTTGTTGCTGCTGGTGTCGCTGATGTCGTGGTGGTACATCTTCCTCAAGATGTTTGCAGTGCGCTCGGCGGTAAAACAGGCACGCGAGTTCGAGGATGCGTTCTGGGGCAATCCGAATCTGAATGCGCTCTACCAGCAGGCGAACAGCCAGGCTAGAACCGATGTGGGTGCGCTGGAGCGCATCTTTGCAGCGGGTTTCGCCGAGTTCGTCAAACTGAAGAAGACCCATGGCGTGGATGGTGCGGCCGTGATGGACGGCACCCGCCGCGCGATGCGCGCCAAATACCAGCGCGAGATGGACCATCTGGAATCGCATCTGTCCTTTCTTGCCACCGTCGGCTCCGTCAGCCCGTATGTCGGTCTGCTCGGGACGGTATGGGGCATCATGAACGCGTTCCGCGGGCTGTCCAACGTGGGGCAGGCGACATTGGCTCAGGTCGCGCCGGGCATCGCCGAAGCGCTGGTGGCGACTGCGATGGGCCTGTTCGCGGCGATCCCCGCGGTGGTGGCCTACAACCGCTATGCGCATGACATCACCCGTTTGTCGTCGCGCTTCGAGAGCTTCATCGAGGAGTTTTCGAATGTGTTGCAGAGGCAGCCATGA
- the tolR gene encoding protein TolR, giving the protein MSQINVVPYIDVMLVLLVIFMITAPLMNPGQIDLPSVGKSLAPPVAPLEVIIKKDTTLALRDHARGGVEFPVSRNELAAQLQQSLKKNPDQPVVISADRNVRYEEVVNVMDMLQQQHIKKIGLLAKTR; this is encoded by the coding sequence ATGAGTCAGATCAACGTCGTGCCTTATATCGATGTGATGCTGGTGCTGCTGGTCATCTTCATGATCACGGCACCGCTGATGAATCCGGGACAGATCGACCTGCCCAGCGTGGGCAAGTCGCTGGCGCCGCCGGTGGCGCCGCTGGAAGTCATCATCAAGAAGGACACCACGCTGGCCTTGCGCGACCATGCCAGGGGAGGCGTGGAGTTCCCGGTGTCGCGCAATGAGTTGGCTGCACAGCTGCAACAGAGTCTGAAGAAGAATCCGGATCAGCCGGTGGTGATCTCTGCGGACAGGAATGTGCGCTATGAAGAGGTGGTGAACGTCATGGACATGCTGCAACAACAGCATATCAAGAAGATCGGTCTGCTCGCCAAGACTCGATGA
- the tolA gene encoding cell envelope integrity protein TolA, with amino-acid sequence MSMALAYREPHRLSAGLLALTVHLVFFTLLYFGVRWQSQPSESYSVEMWDNLPNTEVVPKQEPAPAPPQPAKVEPAPPARVVPPVLPPVKADIEIRDKKSKKAEMKTKAAAKARQEAELKALEAYTQKQRQIDKARQAEQARIRAEVSAATQVLIESYQDKIRNKIRRKMKMVSDVPDTAEAIFKVTLLPDGMLMDDPVLVKSSGYPAYDDAAERAILSAEPLPVPTDVALQKMFRELKLSIRP; translated from the coding sequence ATGAGTATGGCACTGGCATATCGCGAACCCCATCGTCTGTCTGCCGGGTTGCTGGCGCTGACGGTGCATCTCGTGTTTTTCACGTTGCTGTACTTCGGTGTGCGCTGGCAATCGCAGCCGTCGGAAAGTTACAGCGTGGAGATGTGGGACAATCTGCCGAATACCGAGGTAGTTCCCAAACAGGAACCGGCGCCTGCTCCGCCCCAGCCTGCCAAGGTGGAACCGGCTCCTCCAGCCAGGGTCGTACCGCCTGTGCTGCCGCCGGTGAAGGCAGATATCGAGATCCGCGACAAAAAAAGCAAAAAAGCCGAAATGAAGACGAAGGCAGCGGCCAAAGCAAGGCAGGAGGCCGAGCTGAAAGCGCTGGAGGCTTATACGCAGAAGCAGAGGCAGATCGACAAGGCGCGGCAGGCCGAACAGGCGCGGATCCGCGCCGAGGTGAGTGCGGCGACGCAGGTGCTGATCGAGAGTTATCAGGACAAGATCCGCAACAAGATCAGGCGTAAGATGAAAATGGTATCGGACGTGCCGGATACTGCCGAGGCGATCTTCAAGGTGACCTTGTTGCCTGACGGTATGCTGATGGATGATCCGGTATTGGTAAAGAGCAGCGGTTATCCCGCTTACGATGATGCCGCAGAGCGTGCCATTCTTTCGGCGGAGCCGTTGCCGGTGCCGACCGATGTCGCTTTGCAGAAGATGTTTCGCGAGCTGAAGTTGTCGATAAGACCGTAG
- the tolB gene encoding Tol-Pal system beta propeller repeat protein TolB, which produces MRFLGVIVLLCVACSARAELSIEITGAGEHQVPISLVPFAGDENQGGQSISTVVSNDLLRTGLFKLVDPAGKAPHEPGEVNYVEWPGVDALLIGKVRNLDGGRLEVRFRLLDMVRRTELIGLAVTAKSEQLRAIAHRVSDLIYEKLTGDPGVFSTRIAYVNRDGKKYRLVVADSDGYGEQTLLALNEPIMSPAWSPDGSQLAYVSFERGHASVFVQSLATRKRTVLADFPGSNSAPAWSPDGKQLALVLSRDGYSQLYLVRNDGKDLHRITFSETIDTEPVFTPDGKSLLFTSDRGGSAQIYRVPVEGGSAERLTFDGTNNFSPRPSPDGKSFVFSHFVDGVFYIAVQDFETNQMQVLTGGGWEKKPSFAPNGKLILFATESQGRGILATVSSDGRVKQKMIAQRGDIREPIWGPFLKQ; this is translated from the coding sequence ATGCGTTTTCTGGGTGTCATCGTTTTGTTGTGTGTGGCGTGCTCTGCGCGTGCCGAGTTGAGCATCGAGATCACGGGTGCGGGCGAGCATCAGGTTCCGATATCACTGGTGCCTTTCGCCGGGGATGAGAATCAGGGTGGGCAATCGATCAGCACAGTGGTGTCCAACGATCTGCTGCGTACCGGGCTGTTCAAGCTGGTCGACCCGGCCGGCAAAGCGCCGCATGAACCGGGTGAGGTGAACTATGTGGAGTGGCCCGGAGTGGACGCGCTGCTGATCGGCAAAGTGCGGAACCTGGATGGCGGGCGTCTGGAGGTGAGGTTCCGTTTGCTGGACATGGTCCGCCGCACCGAACTGATCGGCCTGGCGGTGACGGCCAAGAGCGAACAGCTGCGAGCCATCGCACATCGTGTCTCCGATCTGATATATGAAAAACTGACGGGTGATCCCGGGGTGTTCAGCACGCGCATCGCCTATGTGAATCGCGACGGCAAGAAATACCGTCTGGTCGTGGCCGACAGCGATGGCTACGGCGAGCAGACCCTGCTGGCGCTGAACGAGCCGATCATGTCGCCGGCATGGTCGCCCGACGGCAGCCAGCTTGCCTATGTGAGTTTCGAGCGCGGGCATGCGTCGGTCTTTGTGCAGTCGCTGGCGACACGCAAACGCACGGTGCTGGCCGATTTCCCGGGAAGCAACAGCGCGCCGGCATGGTCGCCCGACGGCAAGCAGCTTGCGTTGGTATTGTCGCGCGATGGCTACTCGCAGCTTTATCTCGTGCGCAACGACGGCAAGGATCTGCACCGCATAACGTTCAGCGAGACCATCGATACGGAACCGGTCTTCACCCCGGATGGGAAATCCCTGCTGTTCACTTCGGACCGGGGCGGCAGCGCGCAGATTTATCGGGTACCGGTGGAAGGCGGCTCGGCCGAACGGCTCACTTTTGACGGCACGAACAATTTTTCGCCGCGTCCCAGCCCGGATGGAAAGAGCTTCGTTTTCTCGCATTTCGTTGATGGGGTTTTCTATATCGCGGTGCAGGATTTTGAAACCAATCAGATGCAGGTATTGACCGGCGGCGGATGGGAAAAGAAACCGAGTTTCGCACCCAACGGCAAGCTGATCTTGTTCGCAACCGAGTCGCAAGGTCGTGGTATATTGGCAACCGTATCCAGCGATGGAAGAGTGAAGCAAAAGATGATCGCTCAGCGTGGTGACATACGCGAACCGATCTGGGGTCCTTTCCTTAAACAATAA